The Lasioglossum baleicum chromosome 3, iyLasBale1, whole genome shotgun sequence region CCAGTCACTCGGATAACCGTCCCCAGGATATCCTCGTCCTCTGAAGTGGCTCGGAGGAATATCCGATGGAGGataaccaccaccaccaccacctccaCCACCATATCCTCCTGGTCCGTAACCATAGTTTGGTGGTCCCGACGGATATCTGTAATAATCGCTGAACAccaattttatgaaatttaactTCTTAAAAAGCTCCTTACAATCAACTTACCTCCTCTTATCGTTCATGTGCATATTCCGATCACGATCCCTATCTCTATCACGATGATATCCGCTGGACATTCGCCCGTACGAGTCGAAGCGATCGCGTTTGTGATCCCCAAATCTGTAAAACGATTATTAGTATTACGTTGCAGTTCTTAGCTTGATATGTTTGCCAATATTTGAATGGGTGTCTAGTAAAAGAACGTATGTTATATTTTGTAAAACAAGAACACGTAAAAATAATTCGTTGCTCTAAATACCCTTTTTAACATACGTGTTTCTTTCAGACATTCATTTATTTCATGTCTTATACCTTCCATCCCTCATATCTCTTCCATCACGTGGCAGCCAATGATCATCGTCTCTGCTACCACTATAGTGGCCGCTTATGCTATAACCGCCGCTATCTCTTCTAATCCTCTCATCTTTTCCTCCGCTCATTCTATCCATACTCCTGTCGCCGTGCGCTCTGTCCCTATCTCTGTCGCGTTCCCTGTCTCTTTTAACATCTTTGTTGTGTTTCGACTCTTTCTCTTTGTGTCGCGGTGTATCCGTACTGTTAGTGGTACTTGACGTAGAATTTGGAGTCGATGTAATAGGAGTGATAGTGATAGCACCAATAGTAACCGTAGATGTATTGCTGATACTGCTTACAGCAGATAAGGCTGAGAAGTGTTTCTTACTTGGCGTGCTACTATTAGAGGTTTCCTCCATATCTTCGACTCTACGCTTTTGTAACCTACTTTCTTTGTTAGTATCTACTTGTTGCTTGTCGATATGTTTGTCGTACGTCTTATCGGTGTGCTTCTGGAAAAGATGGGTATTTGTAATCGTTTCTTGTatgatagtaataataaaaatagtcaaTATCAATTACAAGAAAGCGGAGAGTCACgaataacaattaatttattctcttaataattttagtagagTTGAAAATGGTGTGTATATAAATATTCCTAGATTCTTCTAGTTTGTCTACTACTTGGAATcgtacctactcatttttaccataaatgcataaactccggAATCTACTAATGATAGTACTCGAATTGAAAAGATAGATTAACTCATGATACCTTGGCGTTGTTAGGTTCTTCCTTTTTCTCTGGACTGGATGTGGCACTCGTGTTGCTGTCGCCACCTTTCTTTGTTGCGTGTTTGTATAATTTGTAAAGCTTTTTCGCATCAAACTCTGTGAACTTCGACACGAAGTACCATAAATTGCTCCTCCATTCTTTGATTTTCTCCGGATCTCTATATTCTTCTAAACAGGTGTTAATTTGATTTCCAATTTGAACGAGACACTGCCTCGTGTGAGCAACCTGCTCAGCCTCGCTCAAAGATTGATCGGGCCTGTCCAAAGCCTTGAGCGCTTTCTTCACTGGCCTCATCTTTTCTTTGCACTGTAGAAAAGATTAGCAGAACGTTTACGATGCTTCATATTTAATCTACATAGAATACATGATAATAAAATCAATAACGACCTCATTAAATATATTTGGATGTAGGTCTCCGAGAACATCGAGAGCTCTTGGCTCATTGTTAGCGGTAAAATGCATAGGCCCAGCTTGTTTAGTTTTCTTAGCCTTTTTGTTctcttttttctcctttttagtctttttgtccttcttcttctcctccggGACATCTTCAActtcttccttaatttctttctttattacaacttcttcttctttcttcacAGGCGGCTTAAATTagataaatatttcaatttcaactgttGTTTTTGAATCATATAACAGGTAAGTGTTAAATTTACCTTTTCTATTTTCGATTTTGCCTTACTACTCTCGTCACCTGAACTATCATTTTCTTCTACAATTTCTTTCGTAATTGCAGATTTTATTTCCTTTGGCTTTCTGGGTTTTCTCGTTTTGGTCTAAAATGATTTCAAAATATATATACCAAATGTGTGAAGATgactatttaaataaaatcctgTTTAATATATTGCAAGGTCCGAGGTCCGAGAAACTTGTGACATAGGAAAAAGGGAAATTAAGGATAGGGTAATTACCTTGTATTGGTATTCTAATTGTGGTATAAGGATATAACCCTGTGAGGACAATGAAAAGGTATGAGTCTGCACCGACCGTTAAAAATGAGATATTTCCTTACCACTCCTAGTttggtatcaatttgtttctTGAGTACCTTCAAAAGGTATTCAGCTCGTGCGTTAATTTTCTTCAAGTGCAACTTGCTATTTGGTAAAATCTTATCACCAAGTTTTAAACTACTGTCCATCTTTATCGCTTCCCATGAGCCCATGCCATGTTGATAGATACCTCTCAGAAGTCTAGAATCATCTTCAGAATTCCATTCGGAGTCAAAGTTTGCTGGCTTTAACCTGCAATCATAAAAAATTGCTTACAAATTGTTTCTTTAACGCTTTGAGTACCACATCTCTCAGaaatattattacaatattaatattaacctTATTTGTAACAAATGGTTAGGTTCTACGAAATTCAAGAAGATTGAAAGGGTACTTTCTAATTTTGATTTCACGAAATAAATTACTatgattttatacaatttttaaggcTGCTAGTTGGGCATTCAGAGTGTTAATCAAAAATGCAATTTGAAAAGATACACTTACTTCGTGTCTATATGCCAATTAGACCGTTGCTCAGAATCTGATGGCAAAGCCTGCTCCAAAGGCTCAAGTTCCTTCACCGCAGCCGAGAAAGATTTCGCATTAACCATAACTCCGCCAATCTTAAACGTAGGTCCTCGGCCTCTCTTGCGACCAGGTCCTTTACCCTCTTCCTCCCCTTTATTTTCTTTGGCAGTGCTTTCAAATTCAGACAGGCAAGCTTCGCACCTGATCCTCATTTGATCCCCTAAGAAACGCAATTCGGACATCGGCTTCTCTTGCAATTCTGCATCGGCAGCTATGTCGTCTAGCCGTTTCAATGGCGCAGGGAACTTCTTGTAACTCTTCACAAATCTTCGTATCTacacaacaaaatattgttcttGTTCTGGTGCACACGAACGAGGAATTACACAGTggaattaaaaatatacatacTTCCGCGTCGGTGAAGCTCTTTATATTCTCCCGGGGTGTAACCCTCGGTCTACCTCTTTTTTTAGGACGTTCGTCGTCGCTACCTTCGGCTTCGCTTCCGGAATCCTCGCCATCCTCACTGTCATCAGCcttcttcctttttcttccCCTTCCTAAGAAGTGAACAAGATTTCAATTACGTTTGATCAGAAACTGAAGCACAAAATTACCTAATGACCTAACACAACACTCCTTAACTCTGATGAAGATCTATGTAACCTTCTTCAATTTCTAAAGATGACAAATCTGTATCAAAAAATATGATTTAACTTCTATAAGAAATTTATATACAGATACTACTATCAATTAGTTTAAAATTGTGCCACTTTACTAATGACCTCTGCTGTTAAAgcaacgttaaaaaaaaaatatatgtataaataaatcataCCTTCACTTTGATTAATTTGCTGTAAAGTCTTCCGACTCCTCGGTGGCAGGTACAGATCCTCCATCTCTTTAGActtctcttcttcttcaacTTTCTTTCTGAAATTTTCTGGGATAATTTCCGCCTGAAGAAAAGCAAGCAATACATAGTGATCTTGTATTGAAACGTACCATTTTTACGATATGATGTAAATTAATCTTACCCAATCTTTACTCTCGTCGTCATTGTCATTGGCTTGACTAACAGGTTCAGACTCTTCCTCAAATGCAGCGAAACTGGCTACTTTAAACGCAGACAACAACTCATCTCCTACCGTCGCTGGCCCTTCGTCTCTCGTTTCAGCTCTTCTTAAGATTTCGTCAATATCGCActaattatacaaaaatattaattaattaattttaatactttcgcGAGAATCTtgtaattattcaaattatctaGAAATATTACAGTAGGCTCTTCATCCCCGTCTTCCTCGTCTTTAAACAGATCTTCAGCACCAAATTTCAAAATAGCATTTAGATCTTCTTTGTTAAATGGATTGTTATTGGTCCCTGCGTTCTTTTTGTCTAATACTGTACGACCAGTCGTGTCCATTCTCTGAATCACAAGGTGATCGAGGACCATCTTCTGCTTCGCTCTCTCTACTATTTCTTCTTCCACCGAATTTTTCGTTACTAATCGATAAATGTTTACCTACacaattttgtaataatttagtAATGCTGTCGATCAGATATTAGGTCAGTGTGAAAATTCGTGTTTAACTCTTTGttgtatttcatattaaaatacaaggaatcggacacgaacttttGCACTAACCTAATATATTCAGTAGAACAACCAGAATATTTAAATACCTGATTCTTTTGACCAATACGATGTGCTCTAGCCTGAGCTTGCAAATCATTCTGTGGATTCCAATCAGAATCGAATATGATAACTGTATCAGCGGTAGCCAGATTGATACCTAAACCACCAGCTCTGGTAGacaataaaaaacaaaaatcttGCGATCCTTCCGCGTTGAAATGATCCAATGCCTGTTTGCGCAGTTCCCCTTTTATACTTCCGTCTAATCTTTGAAATGGAAAATGCCTTTTCTGCAAATACTCTCCAAGAATATCCAACATCCGGACCATTTGACTGAATATCAATACTCTGTGGCCTGTCTCCCTCAATCTAACCAGCAATTTATCGAGAAGAACTAATTTTCCAGAGCCGCGAATTATCTGCTGTAGATAATCCTCGTTACTCTCCTTCCTCTCATTCTCGGTGGGTTTCGTGAGGAACGCGTGATTACAGCACTTCTTCAATTCAATAACGATATTCAAGAACGTCATAGTAGACCCTTTGACGCCCTTCCGCAGCGCGTTGTAATTCTTTGTCAATATCCACTTGTAGTACTGCTTTTGTAAAGATGTCATTTCCACGCGTAGGATTTGCTCGACTTTCGCGGGCAACGATTTTTCCACATCTTTTTTGACACGACGTAAAATAAATGGTTCTAACTGTTTGTGCAGTTTGGAGTATCCTTTTTGAGCGGCGTTGTCGTGCTCTTTTTCAAACTCCTCCCACGAATTGAATCTACATGGAAAAATTGGTCAATGGAGGTTGCTTGATACGTTCGTGATGATtaaactacggatctttatgcaaaatcaaaattctctGCGTTGGTTGTGAGGATCACAAGCTAAATCACAACGtacttcttcttttaatcattttaatcctTTACActctcgagtggcgactctacGGCGCCactagaaattaatttgttattatttcaaacaattttgacattactatctttgtatttttaataaattgctaaaaattcaaGTGTTACAAGCACGAGTGACAGTGATAAATGGAAGTgtgcatatgtatatattaggttcggaagaaagttcttgcggtttttattataaaatcaaaataacaaaaaccgcaagaactttctctttccgacctaatatttTACGTAGGCAAAATTCTAGATAGTGGAAATATTCCAAGCCAGAAGAAATGCCTTAGTTTTGAAGTCAGAACAATTTCTAGTGCATTGggttaataagttgaaaataatataacagcattcTTGAAATCTTGCACTGTCTGCACAGTTTTATATTGCACACAGTcacttttgccataaatgcataaaatccgcagtccagtgatacTCTTTAATAGAAATGTACTAACTTAGTGGGCATTATGAAGTGCAGCAAAGCCCACAATTCTTTCAAGCTGTTCTGCAACGGAGTGCCAGTGATTAAAAGTCGATGATTCGTGTGAAATTCAGCAAGTGCTTTGTATAAGAGGGAATCGTCATTCTTTAATCGATGTGCCTCGTCCACCAACAGTACGGCCCAATTTAAGGCACCCAAAAATGCTTTGTCCTTAAGTACTATTTCGTACGTGGTAAGTATGGCATTGAATTTTAATCTCTTTGAACTATAACACCACTCGTATTCTCTAAtctgaaattatattttaaaactgCTCGTAAGAGATGCAAGCATTCAATGACAGACCGAAGTTGATGGACAACAATACTTACAACATTCCGGGAAGTAACGTCACCCAAATACGTGACGAAATTTAGGTCCGGTGCCCACTGCTCCATTTCTCTTTGCCAGGAAGTCATTGTAGAAAGAGGAACTACTAATAAAAAGGGCCCGTGAAGTTGTTGTGTATGGAACAAGTAATAAAGGAAGCATATCGTTTGGATTGTTTTGCCAAGACCCATTTCATCTGCTAAAATAACACTGTAAAaaaacgaaatttattttaacttACAATATATGATGCATACCTAACTTCTGCTGGGGTTTAACCCAGGGACTTATACCGGTACGTAAAATATCGTTATCATACCGGTTATTTCTTCTTAACTGTTATAGAAACCGAAATATCGGAATACCGGTATATTTGCATATATTTACCGGTAAtaatttcggtttttccaatgtatAGGATACATTACCTGCATCACGATcataaacgaggtattccgcgactcacatgtcttattaattattattaatgttgatacaaattttagtaaattttattaataataataaaatataattattaaatatatgtttaaaaattgctttattggaaggtacatctggaaggtctttagcttCATGTTTTATGCCGGCCGGTGGATATTAGTTTACCTGAATTtggactcgcgcttgttcctaCACACAGAGGGTTTTACGAAGGAACGTATTTATATTGTGTATACGTAACTAATTTAGGTGACTGTGCTTCTTGACGGTTCTGGGGTAAGTGGCACGCAATTCCTTTTTATTTGAGGCATcctttacaaaattttaaaaaataccggtatttatttcggtttcggtagtaTATCGGTTACGGTACAACCTCTCGGCATAATactgatatgaaaattttaacGGTACATATTAAGTCCCTGGTTTACTCCTCCGACGGTGGAACATGGGTCTAGTTTCACCCCGAGTATCAAAATCGTCATTGAACTACTCGGTGTTTAGCGATTAAATTAAATGTGAATAGCAATTATACTAGAATCAACAGgaagactaatgtgtctacaaGATGTAAcactaaaaatatgttaaaaaaaataaataaataaagcagtGTGTAGTCCTAAACATCGTCAATTAtacaattgttaaaaaatatccGCCGTGTCCGTGTGTTAAGAGTGACATACCTATTTTCTTTACACCAAGAATGGATCATCCAATTCAATCCATCCATCTGATAGTCTCTAAGTATTAATTCTCGTCCTATACCCATATATTCCGGCTGCCCCTTCAATTGATGAAATTTGGGCCTCGATTTTAAAACTTTGCAATGTTTGCTTGGTGTCCTCTTTGAGTCTTCTCTATCGCGAAATTCTTTAATCTTTTCCGGCCACTTCTTAACAATCAGTGCTCCATCCTCCCATGTCGCTTCAGCATATGGCAAGCTCTCCCATTTACAATAGTAATCTGGGTGATCAGAGTCTGGTTTGTTATATTCAGCGATAATCCTCTCAACGTTATTGTAACTTTTCAGAAGGTCTTGCTGCAGTTCTAATTGACACTCGAAATAATCTATATCTTCAGGTCCAGCGCAGTCTCTCCAATTTTTGATTTCCCGTTCACGCTTAATAAAATTATCTAACTTTTTTAGTCCCTTGACTTTTTGTGCTTTTAATGACTCCTCGGACTCCCACGTGTTATGTATATGAGACCAGCCTTTCCATTTGATCAAATATTGCATTTCCGTTTCTTCGTTCGACAAGTCTTCCGGATTTG contains the following coding sequences:
- the Chd1 gene encoding chromodomain-helicase-DNA-binding protein 1 isoform X3, with translation MQKTLESESGKESGSDSENESKSDSSSSGSNTGSGSGSESDSSSSSGSGSGSGSDSEKSEKSDAPAQSDSFQSKSSNHSTETKVRLKTESSREWDENPDIYGIRRSGRSRKEPERLATQRESDSDSRKKFKKKSSHNSWNSESSDSESDDLESRRPPPSKSLNRRAAQKAKEKARVRKKRISESSENSSFDSDDNRRQVSRRTGTAVSYKEESEERTDSEDLVEVEEGSTVTAEPDNAETIERILGQRLGKKGVTGNVTTIYAIEENGDPNPEDLSNEETEMQYLIKWKGWSHIHNTWESEESLKAQKVKGLKKLDNFIKREREIKNWRDCAGPEDIDYFECQLELQQDLLKSYNNVERIIAEYNKPDSDHPDYYCKWESLPYAEATWEDGALIVKKWPEKIKEFRDREDSKRTPSKHCKVLKSRPKFHQLKGQPEYMGIGRELILRDYQMDGLNWMIHSWCKENSVILADEMGLGKTIQTICFLYYLFHTQQLHGPFLLVVPLSTMTSWQREMEQWAPDLNFVTYLGDVTSRNVIREYEWCYSSKRLKFNAILTTYEIVLKDKAFLGALNWAVLLVDEAHRLKNDDSLLYKALAEFHTNHRLLITGTPLQNSLKELWALLHFIMPTKFNSWEEFEKEHDNAAQKGYSKLHKQLEPFILRRVKKDVEKSLPAKVEQILRVEMTSLQKQYYKWILTKNYNALRKGVKGSTMTFLNIVIELKKCCNHAFLTKPTENERKESNEDYLQQIIRGSGKLVLLDKLLVRLRETGHRVLIFSQMVRMLDILGEYLQKRHFPFQRLDGSIKGELRKQALDHFNAEGSQDFCFLLSTRAGGLGINLATADTVIIFDSDWNPQNDLQAQARAHRIGQKNQVNIYRLVTKNSVEEEIVERAKQKMVLDHLVIQRMDTTGRTVLDKKNAGTNNNPFNKEDLNAILKFGAEDLFKDEEDGDEEPTCDIDEILRRAETRDEGPATVGDELLSAFKVASFAAFEEESEPVSQANDNDDESKDWAEIIPENFRKKVEEEEKSKEMEDLYLPPRSRKTLQQINQSEGRGRKRKKADDSEDGEDSGSEAEGSDDERPKKRGRPRVTPRENIKSFTDAEIRRFVKSYKKFPAPLKRLDDIAADAELQEKPMSELRFLGDQMRIRCEACLSEFESTAKENKGEEEGKGPGRKRGRGPTFKIGGVMVNAKSFSAAVKELEPLEQALPSDSEQRSNWHIDTKLKPANFDSEWNSEDDSRLLRGIYQHGMGSWEAIKMDSSLKLGDKILPNSKLHLKKINARAEYLLKVLKKQIDTKLGVTKTRKPRKPKEIKSAITKEIVEENDSSGDESSKAKSKIEKPPVKKEEEVVIKKEIKEEVEDVPEEKKKDKKTKKEKKENKKAKKTKQAGPMHFTANNEPRALDVLGDLHPNIFNECKEKMRPVKKALKALDRPDQSLSEAEQVAHTRQCLVQIGNQINTCLEEYRDPEKIKEWRSNLWYFVSKFTEFDAKKLYKLYKHATKKGGDSNTSATSSPEKKEEPNNAKKHTDKTYDKHIDKQQVDTNKESRLQKRRVEDMEETSNSSTPSKKHFSALSAVSSISNTSTVTIGAITITPITSTPNSTSSTTNSTDTPRHKEKESKHNKDVKRDRERDRDRDRAHGDRSMDRMSGGKDERIRRDSGGYSISGHYSGSRDDDHWLPRDGRDMRDGRFGDHKRDRFDSYGRMSSGYHRDRDRDRDRNMHMNDKRRYPSGPPNYGYGPGGYGGGGGGGGGYPPSDIPPSHFRGRGYPGDGYPSDWRPNKDYRRDYDRRPPPPNANS
- the Chd1 gene encoding chromodomain-helicase-DNA-binding protein 1 isoform X2 — translated: MQKTLESESGKESGSDSENESKSDSSSSGSNTGSGSGSESDSSSSSGSGSGSGSDSEKSEKSDAPAQSDSFQSKSSNHSTETKVRLKTESSREWDENPDIYGIRRSGRSRKEPERLATQRESDSDSRKKFKKKSSHNSWNSESSDSESDDLESRRPPPSKSLNRRAAQKAKEKARVRKKRISESSENSSFDSDDNRRQVSRRTGTAVSYKEESEERTDSEDLVEVEEGSTVTAEPDNAETIERILGQRLGKKGVTGNVTTIYAIEENGDPNPEDLSNEETEMQYLIKWKGWSHIHNTWESEESLKAQKVKGLKKLDNFIKREREIKNWRDCAGPEDIDYFECQLELQQDLLKSYNNVERIIAEYNKPDSDHPDYYCKWESLPYAEATWEDGALIVKKWPEKIKEFRDREDSKRTPSKHCKVLKSRPKFHQLKGQPEYMGIGRELILRDYQMDGLNWMIHSWCKENSVILADEMGLGKTIQTICFLYYLFHTQQLHGPFLLVVPLSTMTSWQREMEQWAPDLNFVTYLGDVTSRNVIREYEWCYSSKRLKFNAILTTYEIVLKDKAFLGALNWAVLLVDEAHRLKNDDSLLYKALAEFHTNHRLLITGTPLQNSLKELWALLHFIMPTKFNSWEEFEKEHDNAAQKGYSKLHKQLEPFILRRVKKDVEKSLPAKVEQILRVEMTSLQKQYYKWILTKNYNALRKGVKGSTMTFLNIVIELKKCCNHAFLTKPTENERKESNEDYLQQIIRGSGKLVLLDKLLVRLRETGHRVLIFSQMVRMLDILGEYLQKRHFPFQRLDGSIKGELRKQALDHFNAEGSQDFCFLLSTRAGGLGINLATADTVIIFDSDWNPQNDLQAQARAHRIGQKNQVNIYRLVTKNSVEEEIVERAKQKMVLDHLVIQRMDTTGRTVLDKKNAGTNNNPFNKEDLNAILKFGAEDLFKDEEDGDEEPTCDIDEILRRAETRDEGPATVGDELLSAFKVASFAAFEEESEPVSQANDNDDESKDWAEIIPENFRKKVEEEEKSKEMEDLYLPPRSRKTLQQINQSEGRGRKRKKADDSEDGEDSGSEAEGSDDERPKKRGRPRVTPRENIKSFTDAEIRRFVKSYKKFPAPLKRLDDIAADAELQEKPMSELRFLGDQMRIRCEACLSEFESTAKENKGEEEGKGPGRKRGRGPTFKIGGVMVNAKSFSAAVKELEPLEQALPSDSEQRSNWHIDTKLKPANFDSEWNSEDDSRLLRGIYQHGMGSWEAIKMDSSLKLGDKILPNSKLHLKKINARAEYLLKVLKKQIDTKLGVTKTRKPRKPKEIKSAITKEIVEENDSSGDESSKAKSKIEKPPVKKEEEVVIKKEIKEEVEDVPEEKKKDKKTKKEKKENKKAKKTKQAGPMHFTANNEPRALDVLGDLHPNIFNECKEKMRPVKKALKALDRPDQSLSEAEQVAHTRQCLVQIGNQINTCLEEYRDPEKIKEWRSNLWYFVSKFTEFDAKKLYKLYKHATKKGGDSNTSATSSPEKKEEPNNAKHTDKTYDKHIDKQQVDTNKESRLQKRRVEDMEETSNSSTPSKKHFSALSAVSSISNTSTVTIGAITITPITSTPNSTSSTTNSTDTPRHKEKESKHNKDVKRDRERDRDRDRAHGDRSMDRMSGGKDERIRRDSGGYSISGHYSGSRDDDHWLPRDGRDMRDGRFGDHKRDRFDSYGRMSSGYHRDRDRDRDRNMHMNDKRSDYYRYPSGPPNYGYGPGGYGGGGGGGGGYPPSDIPPSHFRGRGYPGDGYPSDWRPNKDYRRDYDRRPPPPNANS
- the Chd1 gene encoding chromodomain-helicase-DNA-binding protein 1 isoform X1, whose amino-acid sequence is MQKTLESESGKESGSDSENESKSDSSSSGSNTGSGSGSESDSSSSSGSGSGSGSDSEKSEKSDAPAQSDSFQSKSSNHSTETKVRLKTESSREWDENPDIYGIRRSGRSRKEPERLATQRESDSDSRKKFKKKSSHNSWNSESSDSESDDLESRRPPPSKSLNRRAAQKAKEKARVRKKRISESSENSSFDSDDNRRQVSRRTGTAVSYKEESEERTDSEDLVEVEEGSTVTAEPDNAETIERILGQRLGKKGVTGNVTTIYAIEENGDPNPEDLSNEETEMQYLIKWKGWSHIHNTWESEESLKAQKVKGLKKLDNFIKREREIKNWRDCAGPEDIDYFECQLELQQDLLKSYNNVERIIAEYNKPDSDHPDYYCKWESLPYAEATWEDGALIVKKWPEKIKEFRDREDSKRTPSKHCKVLKSRPKFHQLKGQPEYMGIGRELILRDYQMDGLNWMIHSWCKENSVILADEMGLGKTIQTICFLYYLFHTQQLHGPFLLVVPLSTMTSWQREMEQWAPDLNFVTYLGDVTSRNVIREYEWCYSSKRLKFNAILTTYEIVLKDKAFLGALNWAVLLVDEAHRLKNDDSLLYKALAEFHTNHRLLITGTPLQNSLKELWALLHFIMPTKFNSWEEFEKEHDNAAQKGYSKLHKQLEPFILRRVKKDVEKSLPAKVEQILRVEMTSLQKQYYKWILTKNYNALRKGVKGSTMTFLNIVIELKKCCNHAFLTKPTENERKESNEDYLQQIIRGSGKLVLLDKLLVRLRETGHRVLIFSQMVRMLDILGEYLQKRHFPFQRLDGSIKGELRKQALDHFNAEGSQDFCFLLSTRAGGLGINLATADTVIIFDSDWNPQNDLQAQARAHRIGQKNQVNIYRLVTKNSVEEEIVERAKQKMVLDHLVIQRMDTTGRTVLDKKNAGTNNNPFNKEDLNAILKFGAEDLFKDEEDGDEEPTCDIDEILRRAETRDEGPATVGDELLSAFKVASFAAFEEESEPVSQANDNDDESKDWAEIIPENFRKKVEEEEKSKEMEDLYLPPRSRKTLQQINQSEGRGRKRKKADDSEDGEDSGSEAEGSDDERPKKRGRPRVTPRENIKSFTDAEIRRFVKSYKKFPAPLKRLDDIAADAELQEKPMSELRFLGDQMRIRCEACLSEFESTAKENKGEEEGKGPGRKRGRGPTFKIGGVMVNAKSFSAAVKELEPLEQALPSDSEQRSNWHIDTKLKPANFDSEWNSEDDSRLLRGIYQHGMGSWEAIKMDSSLKLGDKILPNSKLHLKKINARAEYLLKVLKKQIDTKLGVTKTRKPRKPKEIKSAITKEIVEENDSSGDESSKAKSKIEKPPVKKEEEVVIKKEIKEEVEDVPEEKKKDKKTKKEKKENKKAKKTKQAGPMHFTANNEPRALDVLGDLHPNIFNECKEKMRPVKKALKALDRPDQSLSEAEQVAHTRQCLVQIGNQINTCLEEYRDPEKIKEWRSNLWYFVSKFTEFDAKKLYKLYKHATKKGGDSNTSATSSPEKKEEPNNAKKHTDKTYDKHIDKQQVDTNKESRLQKRRVEDMEETSNSSTPSKKHFSALSAVSSISNTSTVTIGAITITPITSTPNSTSSTTNSTDTPRHKEKESKHNKDVKRDRERDRDRDRAHGDRSMDRMSGGKDERIRRDSGGYSISGHYSGSRDDDHWLPRDGRDMRDGRFGDHKRDRFDSYGRMSSGYHRDRDRDRDRNMHMNDKRSDYYRYPSGPPNYGYGPGGYGGGGGGGGGYPPSDIPPSHFRGRGYPGDGYPSDWRPNKDYRRDYDRRPPPPNANS
- the Chd1 gene encoding chromodomain-helicase-DNA-binding protein 1 isoform X4, giving the protein MQKTLESESGKESGSDSENESKSDSSSSGSNTGSGSGSESSHNSWNSESSDSESDDLESRRPPPSKSLNRRAAQKAKEKARVRKKRISESSENSSFDSDDNRRQVSRRTGTAVSYKEESEERTDSEDLVEVEEGSTVTAEPDNAETIERILGQRLGKKGVTGNVTTIYAIEENGDPNPEDLSNEETEMQYLIKWKGWSHIHNTWESEESLKAQKVKGLKKLDNFIKREREIKNWRDCAGPEDIDYFECQLELQQDLLKSYNNVERIIAEYNKPDSDHPDYYCKWESLPYAEATWEDGALIVKKWPEKIKEFRDREDSKRTPSKHCKVLKSRPKFHQLKGQPEYMGIGRELILRDYQMDGLNWMIHSWCKENSVILADEMGLGKTIQTICFLYYLFHTQQLHGPFLLVVPLSTMTSWQREMEQWAPDLNFVTYLGDVTSRNVIREYEWCYSSKRLKFNAILTTYEIVLKDKAFLGALNWAVLLVDEAHRLKNDDSLLYKALAEFHTNHRLLITGTPLQNSLKELWALLHFIMPTKFNSWEEFEKEHDNAAQKGYSKLHKQLEPFILRRVKKDVEKSLPAKVEQILRVEMTSLQKQYYKWILTKNYNALRKGVKGSTMTFLNIVIELKKCCNHAFLTKPTENERKESNEDYLQQIIRGSGKLVLLDKLLVRLRETGHRVLIFSQMVRMLDILGEYLQKRHFPFQRLDGSIKGELRKQALDHFNAEGSQDFCFLLSTRAGGLGINLATADTVIIFDSDWNPQNDLQAQARAHRIGQKNQVNIYRLVTKNSVEEEIVERAKQKMVLDHLVIQRMDTTGRTVLDKKNAGTNNNPFNKEDLNAILKFGAEDLFKDEEDGDEEPTCDIDEILRRAETRDEGPATVGDELLSAFKVASFAAFEEESEPVSQANDNDDESKDWAEIIPENFRKKVEEEEKSKEMEDLYLPPRSRKTLQQINQSEGRGRKRKKADDSEDGEDSGSEAEGSDDERPKKRGRPRVTPRENIKSFTDAEIRRFVKSYKKFPAPLKRLDDIAADAELQEKPMSELRFLGDQMRIRCEACLSEFESTAKENKGEEEGKGPGRKRGRGPTFKIGGVMVNAKSFSAAVKELEPLEQALPSDSEQRSNWHIDTKLKPANFDSEWNSEDDSRLLRGIYQHGMGSWEAIKMDSSLKLGDKILPNSKLHLKKINARAEYLLKVLKKQIDTKLGVTKTRKPRKPKEIKSAITKEIVEENDSSGDESSKAKSKIEKPPVKKEEEVVIKKEIKEEVEDVPEEKKKDKKTKKEKKENKKAKKTKQAGPMHFTANNEPRALDVLGDLHPNIFNECKEKMRPVKKALKALDRPDQSLSEAEQVAHTRQCLVQIGNQINTCLEEYRDPEKIKEWRSNLWYFVSKFTEFDAKKLYKLYKHATKKGGDSNTSATSSPEKKEEPNNAKKHTDKTYDKHIDKQQVDTNKESRLQKRRVEDMEETSNSSTPSKKHFSALSAVSSISNTSTVTIGAITITPITSTPNSTSSTTNSTDTPRHKEKESKHNKDVKRDRERDRDRDRAHGDRSMDRMSGGKDERIRRDSGGYSISGHYSGSRDDDHWLPRDGRDMRDGRFGDHKRDRFDSYGRMSSGYHRDRDRDRDRNMHMNDKRSDYYRYPSGPPNYGYGPGGYGGGGGGGGGYPPSDIPPSHFRGRGYPGDGYPSDWRPNKDYRRDYDRRPPPPNANS